One genomic segment of Mycolicibacterium psychrotolerans includes these proteins:
- a CDS encoding TIR domain-containing protein, producing the protein MPRIFLSHSRRDNRQAIALRQWLIEQNPPLAEEIYLDLDADTGIQGGQRWKEALRQASSRCEAVICLLSPNGRTRRSAGPSTDSLST; encoded by the coding sequence ATGCCTCGCATCTTCCTGAGCCACTCGCGTCGTGATAATCGGCAGGCGATTGCCCTGCGGCAGTGGCTCATCGAGCAGAACCCTCCGCTAGCCGAAGAAATCTACCTCGACCTCGACGCCGACACGGGGATTCAGGGTGGTCAGCGGTGGAAGGAGGCGTTGCGTCAGGCCAGCAGCCGCTGCGAGGCGGTGATATGCCTACTGTCCCCGAATGGGAGGACTCGCCGGAGTGCCGGACCGAGTACCGATTCGCTGAGTACCTGA